ATAAAGCTCAAGTCTTTAATTCCACAATTTGCTATTACAACAGCAATGATTTTTTGGTTTCGAATTTTCGATTTTTTTCCTTCTTAGTGCAATTGCTCCACAGCATTTATGATTTCGGAGCCTGAATTTGCAACCTCCGGCAGACGGAATCGGACGCCGGCGAACTATGCTTCTCTCTCTTTGATCGGTTTCTTACGATTACACACGcagtttctctctctactttctgaaACTCGAACTCTTTTTACGTTTTTGTGTCTGCGTAACGAGAAGTAAATTTTGTTGCATATTAGCCCTTGATATATGTTTATTTACACATCTTCTCCCTAACCTTTCATGTCTGTTTATGTTTTAATATTACTAACTTCAGGTGAATTTGATTATGATGCTAGATTGAATTTAAATTTACATAAAAAATACATAATAGTGTTGATAGATTTTTAGATAATCGCATTTCATGTTTgaattaaaaagtttataaaatCAAACAGACATATGTTGTATAAATATGATTTGTTTGGGTGTTTAATTGCATCTCTAATGAAGAAatgcttattattattaccatgtatACTATTAACAACCAAATATTTGGTCGTTTAACCATGTATACTATTAACAACCAAAAATTTGGTCGTTTACCATGTTAGTGGTTGTAGTATTGACTAGGGAAAATTTAAGTAAAGTCAGCTACATTTAAGGAGTAGAAGTGGTAACTATTTAGGGTCAAAATTGTGTATGGAGGCCAAGTTTAGGGGTTAGAATGTGAACTCTCAAATTAACATAAtactaagggtgcgtttgataaaactgaataatttagcgctgaatggttcagaatctgaatgattcaaagcctctgaataaagtttgttctgaatgaaaatatgctgtttgataatcatttagaatgaatgATATAAATTGAGTAAAAGTACCTTATCAAAGTGtaacatgaataaaatattcaatatacgTGTTAGTTAAGTATTCAGGATATGATTTGAGGagaaaatttaggctcttaatggttaagagagtgtttcatctctgaatggttcagcactgaattctgaaccattcagcaccatatgtcattcagaggtcaaaaacaaacgcactgaatgctgaatggttcaacattcagcaCTGAACCATTTCATTAAGAGGCAAATAAACGCACCCTTaactccacccaaatttttaacaaggcgtatcttcccgctcgccgcgaaTTAAATTTTTCTGACGTCactgttcaactcgaaaaaatcttacgaacacaacgcgactaactatgcgcgaaacggacgtttttttaaaaaaaaaaactaaatatttaGAGCTATCTTTTATACGCTAAATATTTCGGCCTATCTTTCATACACGTGTAATAAACAACTCAAACTAACGACATTATATCGATGGTCCCCTCCCTATACTACACCCGCAACAACGtgtgtttaattatttaattatgaaaatactaactatgcgcgaaacggacgttttttaaaaaaaaaaactaaatatttaGAGCTATCTTTTATACGCTAAATATTTCGGCCTATCTTTCATACACGTGTAATAAACAACTCAAACTAACGACATTATATCGATGGTCCCCTCCCTATACTACACCCGCAACAACGtgtgtttaattatttaattatgaaAATACATaacactacgttaaatatgaatatgcaatcCGATACTACACCCGCAACAAcgtgtttttaattatttaattatgtaaatacattcactacgttaaatatgaatatgcaatcCGAAAGgcactacgttaaatatgaatatgcaatcCGAAAGGCCCGCCAACTTTACTAGTTGTAACTATTACGACTGTAAATAGTATCAAGCCAGGCCCAAGACTAGTGCAAGGTGATCATTTGCACATGGCCTATAATTTTTAGGGACCCAGATTTCGACCCAGTACCAGCCTAACTTTTTCTAATTAAGCCCAATAACCTGAAGTCATATTATCTCAACTGTTCGATTAAGTATTGCACTTAATGTGAGGCGTAATTTATACAGCCAACATTTTTTGTCATTCACCGATGTGGGTTAATATCTCATAAAATTCTTTTGATTTTGAATTTTTTgcacattaatttttttttttaaagatggtTATTTTATTCAACCCAAGTCCCAAAAGGCTTAATACATTCAAAACTCACAAGGTGTGGGGAAATAGAGTGCTCGTAATATTACTCTCCAAAGCTACAATTAAAAAGTTACTAAATTTGACAACATCCAACTTCATATGTTTTCAACGTCAACTCGATCTGTTTACTAATTGATCTCCATTGGTGCATTTGAGTGACTCCATATTTTGAATGCACGATAAACATATCTCCATATTTTGAATGCACGATAAACATATCTCTATATATTGATACTTAACCTCAAACAAGACAACGAAAGGACCTAATTGAACCTCAAATGCTTTGCTTATTTTAAGTTGAGTATTTgagtaaatatttatttatttttacttttaaataTTCTGTCACTTCTTTAAGCAATAACTTATAGATTTAAGGTGACACACAAGTTTATAGTAGTAGTTAAGGGAAGTTTCacctttaaaaaaaaattcatatggGCTTTTTTTTACGGCCTCGCTCAGGGCACTGGAAAACTCGGGACCGGCCCTGGTACGTATTATTTATAAGAACTGTGTATTTTTATGTGACTTATATGAAGTCTTATTGAGAAGTTCTtcgaacttatattatattatgtaaAACACAGAAGTTTACTTATGTATTGTGAATCATGTTCGATTTTGGTTGAATATAGTTACTTAAAGAAGTAAGATTATTTTTTTTGATGACGCTCTGTATTTTTTGGAATCATATGAAAAGTTAATATCGTTATTTATAGTTAACTGTATAGCTTCTCCCTCAATGATTTGAAAAGATAAAATTACAAGTTTATTAGTAATATCTAATGCAAGGTATTTTAATTTAGATAGCTGCTTTTAAGCTCTAACATGGTGTTAATACCTATTCTAAGTAGTTTAAGAGAATAAATGGTACTACGTATGTTAATTATTAGAGGAATTTAGTTGTCAAAACCGCAAAACTGAAGAAGCATATGTGTTCAATTGGGTAAGGATTAACACTTTGTCATCAAAACTTTATCTCATTTTCACTTCTAAACGTTACAAAGCCAGAAAACATGTTTTAAAATATAGTTTTACCTTATAAtgacaagaagaaaaaaaaaatcaaagataTTAATCAAAaacatattttttgttaaaatattgGTGCCAACTCAAAGTGTCCATCTTGATTCATTTGCTTTTAATTAATTTGGTATTATGCTTTATTGTTGGCACACTTTTGTCCACGTTGAGTGATTCATTTCCACATGTATGATAGGTGTAAAGTAGCTTTACTAGTGTGACTTAGTTGGTGTGTTATGGTGTGTTAATCATTATGTTTGTGATTTATGATGTATTTAAGCAAGTGTAGGTTGtaaacatttcatcaatcaatacaCAATCAGTTTGCATATCCTTGTTCATTCTTAGTTTACTTAAACTTCTATTACTAGAAAGTCTTTAAATTTGTTTTATGGTATCAAGAGCTTCGTTATAAACTTGGTTATAAGTTTAGTCCTAAGTTAAACTTTGTGTGCAATTACTCAAAGTCTAAACTAGTTTCTTGCTAATCAAAAATGGAAGTATGTAAACAATGGTGGTATGGTCAATGGAATGGAGAAACTTGTAGGCAACAACTACAAGTATTGGAAGATGTGTATGGAGGCTTTTCTTCAAGGTCAAGATCTATGGGAACTTGTGTCTGGAGGTGAAGCCATAATTCCGATAGAAACTCTAGAGAATGTAGAGTCAAGAAGAAAATGGAAGGTACGATGTGGAAAGGCTCTCTTTGCATTGAGAACTTCAATTAGCAAAGAGTTCATTGAACACGTTCGTGATATTACTTCTCCAAAAGAAGTATGGGATACTCTTGAGAAACTCTTTTCTAAGAAAAACACCGCAAGGTTACAATTCTTGGAAAACGAGTTAGCAATCTCAAGACAAGAAGGTATGAGTGTTTCCGAATATTTCTTACGGGTCAAAAATCTATGTTCTGAAATTTCAGAGATTGATGACAAAGAGAAAATTAGTGAAGCTCGTTTGCGAAGATATCTAATTCgcggtttgaagaaagagtatgtccCGTTCATAACCTCTATTCAGGGGTGGGCTACTCAACCTTCGGTTGAAGAATTGGAGAATTTACTCTCTAATCAAGAAGCTTTGGCCAATTAAATGGCTAAAGGATTTGAAAATGACGCAGTTTTGTTTTCAAAGGGAAAGAATCACAAGAAAGGTTCTTCAAGCAAAGAAAAGGAAGAAGAGCAAACCAGTTACAAAGGTAACTATGAGAAGAAACCTCCTACATGTTACAAGTGTGGGAAGGTTGGTCACATCAAGAGATATTGTCGTTCCAAAGTCACAAAAGCAAACGTGGCTTGTTCAAGCAACGATGATGATGAAGTCAAATGGGAGCAATGTTTTACCATTGATACGGTTGTCAAGAAGAATCAATGAATTATTGATTCGGGTTGCTCTCATCATGTGACCGGTGATGGAACTCTTCTTCATGACGTTAGAGATCACAATCAAAATCGAGTTGTAATCACGGCCGACAACTCAACTCATCTGGTGAAAAAGGAAGGTAAtgctattattgatgttaataatgatacatttacttTGGAAGATGTTTATCTTGTTCCTAAATTGACCAAGAACTTAGTTTCGGTACCCCAAATTACCGAATCCGGGAAGTATGTTCTTTTTGGTCCAACGGATGTGAAAGTCCTTGAGAATGTCAAGGAGATTGTGGGTGATGTTCTTTTCACGGGAGAAAAGAAAGGTTCTTTGTTTGTGTTGTCCGCAGGTGAAGCTTATGTGAAGAAAACAAGCCAAACCGACAACTGAGCTATTTGGCATGCAAGACTAGGCCATGTGGGATATCAAATATTGCAAAAGATATTCTCACATAAGCTAGTTGATGGAATTCCTAAACTCAAGAATGTTCGTGAAGAGGTGATATGCCAAGGATGTCAATATGGAAAGTCGCACCGGCTTCCATATAAGAAGTTAACAAACCGAAAACAAGGTTTAATTGACTTGATTCATACGGATTTGATGGGACCAACAAGAACACCAAGTTATAGCGGTCATTGCTATGTCATGGTGTTAATTGATGACTATTCTCGGTATACTTGGGTGAAGTTTTTAAAGCAGAAGAGTGAAGCCTTATCAAAGTTCATAGAGTTCAAAGAAGCGGTCGAATCCGAATTTGGGAGAAAGGTAAAAGCTCTTAGGAGTGATAATGGTGGAGAATTCATGTCAAATGATTTCTTTACTTATTGTAAAACAAATGGTATTTCTCGCCAAATGACTTGTCcggatactccacaacaaaatggggtttcagaaagaaagattgcttaccttgtttcaatatgcttatcttGGTTACATGACAAAGGGTTGTCTAGGGAGCTATGGGCAGAAGCACTTCAATGTGCTTGTCATGTGTCTAATCGGTTACCATCTTGGCCAGGTACACAAAAATCATCTTTTGAGCTAGCTTATGGTCAAAGCCAAATGTAAGCTATTTTAGGGTGtttggttctatttgttatgttcatGTTCCTAAAGCTAACCGAACCAAACTTGACTCAAAAGTTCGAAAGTGTATTTTTGTTGGTTATGATTCTCACAGGAAAGGTTGGAGGTGTATGGATCAAGAAACAAAGAAGTTTACCACTTCAagagatgtggtatttgatgaagtgtcTTCTCAATTTTTTGAATCAAACAAAAATGGTGAAGAAAATAGAGATTACAAATTTATGTTTCCTAGTATTGATACTCAAGAAGAAAGTGAGAACGATGGCGGTTCTCAAATTCAAGAAGAGGCACCTAGTGAAGAAGTAcaaactcaagttagaaggtcaacaagagaaaagagacaaccaaaacatctaagtgactatgaggtgaacacagtcacaacttgtttcttttcaggtgacttaaccgaagaaccaacatgttgtgaagaagctaaagattctctggattggagaaaagcaatgcaagaggagattgATGCATTGAAAAAGAATGAAACTTGGGAACTTTTCAAGAAACCGGAAGCATGTAAACCGGTTACTTGCAAATGGgtctactgtgacgatcgctccaaattcatatggacgaacacgtcattcatcgatttcattgcgaggtatttgacctctatatgatacgttttgtaaacattgtattcttttgaaaaggcacaccataaatgaatatttaaatcaaaggttttcgacatctgatgatttctacatatagacaatcaccgtaattaatagtttacaatagtagttccgttgacaatgcagtcaaaataagatacatggtgatgatttggtgaatgcaatgtttccttgaaaaatatgccatgtaagactccatgcacattgtgacaacccggaaatttccaaccaaatttaaactttaatctttatatgtttccgacacgataagcaatatttgttaagttaaatttcaagaattttaaactatgttcatacattcattcaacctcgaccaagttccaacgattcacgaaccattaaacaaatatgattatatatgtatatgtgtatatatattataacttgaaacgtaaacaaaatattagattaaatactttatatgattgtatctgtttcaaaatgtttatcaatgaaattagaagataagatcaaatgattgaattatcagatatattgaattatgattacaagtctctgttgaaaggcccacgttgatttgagaaatcttttcattttaacaatattcggaaaatggtaaagtgatttataaataagaacaaattgtcaatcattgagaactagacaaaggatagtggaagattgaatctcataaagactcgattgatctatttagtttcaaacgtacaaaaacgttttcagtttaaaaagaactttattattaaaacgtatataacttttataaatatctagaaccacttttgacaactcattacttaactagtatgataaagataacgatatttatattttattttatatatataacgatttaaattaatattatatatatttatacgcgtattatacgtacatagttttatacttttactatacttaaactttacctttattttatttttactttactttaactttaataattcactttaataattcatactttaataattcactttaataattcatactttaataattcactttaataattcatactttaataattcactttaataattcatactttaataattcactttaataattcatactttaataattcactttaataattcaaaaatctattataaatagaattcaataggtttcattatttcatagaaacttgaaaatatttttctctaaactctctcaatcgatttacatatatatatttactccgtattatttcaagatattattagtatacataaaatattacgacggagtgctgtccgagtgatttcgaaattgtttttcgagtgggatatgattaaggaaattatgggttatagctatggaggtgattgagtatggttcatgggtatgctcgtgaggtcaatatagtgtttatcatttccgttgcgtctacgtacctttcctgcaatattgaatctcaatattgatacgtgagtactcataatttaacttttacatactaatagtgtatccctgactagtgctcgagtatttaggattatgcatgcttgtacttttgatattgcccttagacaggttaggttgaatgttgaattagttacatttgcggttgagataaggtataagatatgcatgtccttggaaagctagcgaaaaattaagaacttttcctttagatatcgaatggtttcgatgaacggattagaagttacaatcaattgaattttcgatatttttattaaaaatgattattattatcgtcgtttttatcgtcgttctagttttatcttattattatcattattattatctttatcaataaaagggatttatcattaaaaattattattttttttattattactatcgttattatcgttaaagttataattagtattattattattatccaattattattattattattattattggtattattattattattattatcattattaatatatatatcattatttaaaaatggttattgttattgttattattattattactatattatcattaagataattattagtattatcgttaataatgttatagtaactatcattattaatattagtgtaattaaaacaaatatttgtaacacctaattattttgattactattattatcattattatgaacacgatataaaagacgattaaaagctattaaatgaaacgattaggaaataatgagtaagagtatcatgatgaaattaaaatactataagatattgatttagataaaattatcgttcttattatttttatcattactattattattaaaagtatcgttagtattaaaactatcattttaacaaaaattatcattttaatagaaatgtcattgttactataaaatatcattattattattattttaaataggattattattttaaagataatattaaaaattatcgtaaatattaaagttatcataattagaattatcgttttatctaatgtcatcttagtaattataaatattgatatttttataataattattattattacaaaataatacaacttttacttactatcattatagatattattttatcaaataaatatgtgatacaaacatattttactacgtgtaataacttactttaataatacctatcatattatctttatgatattaaatgaaccctataaattttattacttaatatatataaaagtatattttattatataaatttaatataaaattttatttattaataaataaattatattatttactctaataaatcttctaaaaatatttaaaaatataaaacaacgatatttaagctatatattaatcatgtatagatttttggaaattattttgagtcaaatttacttttgttgacttttgcatattagtctcgagcattaggattgtggtacactatgacttgacctaatttgttagacaaatattgaccaacacataaatatatataattaatttaggttcgtgaatccgaggccaaccttgcagttgttcaatgacgttatatgtatttttactacgaaatacagtatggtgagtttcatttgcctttttaccctttatatttttgggactgagaatacatgcgcttttataaatgtttgacgaaatagacacaagtaattgaaaatacattctatggttgaattatcgaaatcgaatatgcccctttttattaaagtctggtaatctaagaattaggaaacagacaccctaattgacgtgaatcctaaagatagatctattgggcctaacaaaccccatccaaagtaccggatgctttagtacttcgaaatttatatcacgtccgaaggaggatcccggaatgataggggatattcttatatgtatctagttaatgtcggttaccaggtgttcaccatatgaatgattatttttgtctctatgcatgggacgtatatttatgagaactggaaatgaaattcttgtggtctattaaaatgatggaaataaatgattatgataaactaatgaactcaccaaccatttggttgacactttaaagcatgtttattctcaggtgttaaagaaatcttccgctgtgcatttgctcattttaaagatattacttggagtctttcatagcatatttcgaagaacgttgcatttgagtcattgagttcatcaaagattattattaaatcaatttatagttggatagtggatattatgaaatggtatgcatgcctgtcaattttcgatgtaaagaaagattgtcttttaaaaacaaatgcaatgtttgtaaaatgtatcatatagaggtcaaatacctcgcaatgtaatcaactattgtgaatcgtttataatgtatatgaacgggtcctttcacacatagcttgtctaacatataagcaaacagcgaaagacttctagggaacctgagaataaacatgctaacaagtgtcaacacaaaggtttgtgagttcatagttttagtgtttcgcataatctgtatataaaggtggatcacaagatttcagttgtttcatccagaaacgtttatcaaaatattctacaagattgagcaccttggtaactaagctttaacgttataataagtacccctgttttaacatacatgcaaccaacatgtacaatacacgcaaactaacgtgtactaaactcaaatagcatacgtctgttttatagttcaggctagggtttctatacctggaacagacggggatgtcaagccctatggatccatatataactactcccgcccaccagttcttataaccggcagttactagttaccaaagctaagggattttcggttcaaactcagtgtagaatttagtatgtacttgtatccattgggtttaaaataaagtgcatgtattctcagcccaaaaatatagattgaaaaagcaattaaaaagagagcaaatgaaactcaccttagcaacatataaagtcgttcaccaaaatgtgaccgaaactcggattaccaaataaccgtagatctcaacctagagaacatatgttggtcaacaaatgtctatcaagctaggtcaggtcatagtgtatcacaatcctaatgctcgagatcgacatacaaaagttatccaaagtcgtttcaaaaagttaattttggcaatagttca
This window of the Rutidosis leptorrhynchoides isolate AG116_Rl617_1_P2 chromosome 7, CSIRO_AGI_Rlap_v1, whole genome shotgun sequence genome carries:
- the LOC139858973 gene encoding uncharacterized protein, which produces MEKLVGNNYKYWKMCMEAFLQGQDLWELVSGGEAIIPIETLENVESRRKWKVRCGKALFALRTSISKEFIEHVRDITSPKEVWDTLEKLFSKKNTARLQFLENELAISRQEGMSVSEYFLRVKNLCSEISEIDDKEKISEARLRRYLIRGLKKEYVPFITSIQGWATQPSVEELENLLSNQEALAN
- the LOC139858975 gene encoding uncharacterized protein; protein product: MAKGFENDAVLFSKGKNHKKGSSSKEKEEEQTSYKGNYEKKPPTCYKCGKVGHIKRYCRSKVTKANVACSSNDDDEVKWEQCFTIDTEGNAIIDVNNDTFTLEDVYLVPKLTKNLVSVPQITESGKYVLFGPTDVKVLENVKEIVGDVLFTGEKKGSLFVLSAGHVGYQILQKIFSHKLVDGIPKLKNVREEVICQGCQYGKSHRLPYKKLTNRKQGLIDLIHTDLMGPTRTPSYSGHCYVMVLIDDYSRYTWVKFLKQKSEALSKFIEFKEAVESEFGRKVKALRSDNGGEFMSNDFFTYCKTNGLSRELWAEALQCACHVSNRLPSWPGTQKSSFELAYGQSQMKGWRCMDQETKKFTTSRDVVFDEVSSQFFESNKNGEENRDYKFMFPSIDTQEESENDGGSQIQEEAPSEEVQTQVRRDYARSLLERFNMGESKPMTTPMEPNLKMKKDQGKELKDVKLFRQMVGSLIYLTITRPEIAYSVGTVSQFMQCPTNVHLDAAKRILRYVKGSIGHGLWYKKCDNVLLNGFVDADWMADANDRHSTSGYCFNIGSAVISWCSKKQDVVALSSTETEYIAATMAAQECTWLRRLIGDILETVDYVVKLRCDNECAIKLASNPVFHARTKHIEMRYHFIREKVLSGEIELANVRTNAQVADIFTKALMKAKFIEFREALGIVDREFAPRGSVKILVPTQSVHLDSFAFN